One window from the genome of Deltaproteobacteria bacterium encodes:
- a CDS encoding PAAR domain-containing protein, translated as MPAAARIGDMVRQDTPHCHAPIHPPAPVPTPVPHPALPLAIITGVFTVLIGNQPAAQLGSTTMPCILPGCVPGGPGTVVMGSATVMIGGLPAARVNDLTAHTSCVAPIPAPVGKIMPPGCPTVMIGG; from the coding sequence ATGCCGGCTGCTGCACGCATAGGCGATATGGTAAGACAGGACACACCCCACTGCCACGCCCCCATCCATCCGCCGGCGCCTGTTCCCACGCCTGTGCCCCACCCGGCGCTTCCGTTAGCAATAATCACCGGTGTGTTTACGGTGCTCATCGGCAACCAGCCTGCCGCGCAACTCGGAAGCACGACCATGCCATGTATACTTCCCGGTTGTGTGCCCGGAGGCCCCGGTACAGTAGTCATGGGATCGGCGACCGTCATGATCGGCGGGTTGCCCGCTGCCAGAGTCAATGATTTAACCGCTCACACCAGTTGTGTGGCGCCGATTCCCGCCCCTGTGGGAAAAATCATGCCGCCCGGATGCCCGACAGTGATGATTGGAGGGTAA
- a CDS encoding lipase family protein, whose translation MTLQYEKLNNDSARWKKTKSIKTMMDLDPFAKVYGLAAQGSIKSSSLLTLKALNPHIACKASDFAQLAYIPYNQRTDVGQTWSEEMYAQFLAQSNLKQWYLQHPLYKEGLQWLKNNSSFKKFNPKTDTFTFTLEEGAVELKKVTTDKSYEHHLLKKKELKSESYSRKLKFFEASEARAVLKGWTYKLFEGIAGKKSKKALEPFGFVAKGKLNNADIVFIAFRGTQGDSKTSSPDWRTDFNMEKTDFYTKEVVDHFSPPATYNNYFFRPIGKVHKGFRDTYVSTRNQILSILSDFGLPYQKDRKKLRDYPLICVTGHSLGGALSTVCTADLFCLGYDVVLYNFASPRVGGETFSEWFNIRFALTHSTKAQSYRAWRINRRQDPVPHTPTGPDAVWKHVKNLWQLDSKDKISPAAHDMEEHRELTYTLSGNGGYKAITTKEVESVRLDPSGNVIDNKNQFIKGTIKKGLTKVQVPINLKK comes from the coding sequence ATGACGCTGCAATATGAAAAGCTTAATAATGACTCTGCCCGTTGGAAAAAAACAAAATCAATTAAAACGATGATGGACCTGGACCCTTTTGCGAAAGTATACGGACTGGCAGCCCAGGGATCTATAAAAAGCTCTTCTCTTTTAACATTAAAAGCTTTAAATCCGCATATCGCCTGTAAAGCATCTGATTTCGCCCAGCTTGCCTATATCCCTTATAATCAGCGAACTGATGTGGGCCAAACATGGTCCGAAGAAATGTATGCGCAATTTTTGGCTCAAAGCAATCTAAAACAATGGTATTTGCAGCACCCGCTCTATAAAGAAGGATTACAATGGCTCAAGAATAACAGCTCATTTAAAAAATTTAACCCGAAGACGGATACATTCACCTTTACACTTGAGGAAGGCGCAGTTGAATTAAAAAAAGTCACAACAGACAAGAGTTATGAACATCACCTTTTAAAAAAAAAGGAGTTAAAATCCGAAAGTTATAGTAGAAAACTAAAATTTTTTGAAGCAAGTGAAGCGAGGGCAGTGTTAAAAGGTTGGACGTATAAGCTATTTGAGGGAATTGCAGGGAAAAAGAGCAAAAAAGCACTCGAGCCTTTCGGATTTGTAGCAAAAGGCAAATTGAATAATGCTGATATTGTCTTCATTGCGTTTCGCGGAACACAGGGTGATTCAAAAACATCGAGTCCGGACTGGAGAACGGACTTCAATATGGAGAAAACAGACTTTTACACAAAAGAGGTTGTTGATCATTTTAGTCCCCCTGCTACGTATAATAATTATTTTTTTAGGCCTATCGGAAAGGTACATAAAGGATTTCGGGACACATATGTAAGTACACGTAACCAGATTCTTTCAATTTTATCGGATTTTGGGCTTCCCTATCAAAAAGACAGGAAAAAACTTCGAGATTATCCTCTCATCTGCGTTACCGGTCATAGCCTGGGAGGTGCGCTATCAACGGTATGTACGGCGGATTTGTTTTGTTTGGGATATGATGTCGTGTTATATAATTTTGCAAGCCCTCGAGTAGGAGGAGAAACTTTCTCCGAATGGTTTAATATTAGATTTGCGTTGACACATAGTACCAAAGCCCAATCTTATAGGGCATGGCGCATCAATCGACGTCAAGATCCCGTACCGCATACACCAACCGGCCCTGATGCCGTATGGAAACACGTAAAAAATCTATGGCAATTGGATTCCAAGGATAAAATATCCCCTGCCGCCCATGACATGGAGGAACATCGGGAGCTTACCTATACATTAAGCGGAAATGGCGGCTATAAAGCGATAACGACAAAAGAAGTAGAATCAGTTCGTCTGGACCCGAGTGGAAACGTGATAGACAACAAAAACCAATTTATAAAAGGGACCATAAAGAAGGGCTTAACAAAGGTCCAGGTACCGATTAATTTAAAAAAATGA
- a CDS encoding SpoIIE family protein phosphatase — MIEVESGAVLFRESESGESLYIVIEGSLEVVIGLGSQDEKILATLGPGEFIGEMSLVIPGGLRTASVRASAPSRLWLMTRADFDGLLNRRPTLAYAIVQTLSKRLDATNTAAFRDLQEKNRQLQKAYDELKAAQDQIIEKERLERELQVAAEIQISILPQELPQVAGFDFGALMVPARMVGGDFYDVFSISNDRIGIVIGDVADKGVPSAIFMARTHALIASEASHGGSPGYVLQRVNRHLIQLKQSDLFVTVLFGVLYHESGEFDFARAGHEMPVLITAGGKVEALSRKPGQAIGILGEPVFDEKQITIPPGGMLVCYTDGVTDSRNPLGESFGRDRLHDSLISLSGQSAQTVCNQILQRLKAHQAEAFQDDDITLLAIRSTCLC, encoded by the coding sequence GTGATCGAGGTCGAATCCGGGGCCGTGCTCTTCCGTGAGAGCGAGTCCGGAGAAAGTCTCTACATCGTCATTGAGGGCAGCCTGGAAGTGGTCATCGGGTTAGGTTCACAGGATGAAAAAATACTGGCCACCCTGGGGCCGGGCGAGTTCATTGGTGAAATGAGCCTGGTGATCCCCGGCGGGCTTCGCACGGCCAGCGTCCGCGCCAGCGCCCCGTCGCGGCTGTGGTTGATGACCCGTGCCGACTTTGACGGCCTGCTTAACCGCCGGCCCACTTTGGCCTATGCGATCGTGCAGACGCTCAGCAAACGGCTGGACGCCACGAACACAGCCGCTTTCCGCGATCTGCAGGAAAAGAATCGTCAGTTACAAAAGGCCTACGACGAACTCAAGGCCGCCCAGGATCAGATCATCGAGAAAGAACGTCTGGAGCGTGAACTACAGGTTGCGGCGGAAATCCAGATCAGTATCCTGCCGCAGGAACTGCCGCAGGTAGCCGGGTTCGACTTCGGCGCTTTGATGGTTCCGGCCCGGATGGTCGGAGGTGATTTTTACGATGTCTTTTCAATAAGCAATGATCGCATCGGCATTGTCATTGGTGATGTAGCGGATAAAGGGGTTCCTTCGGCCATCTTCATGGCGCGGACGCATGCCCTCATAGCTTCGGAGGCGTCCCACGGCGGCTCTCCCGGATATGTCCTGCAGCGGGTTAATCGTCATTTGATTCAACTGAAACAATCCGATCTCTTCGTCACCGTCCTCTTTGGCGTTTTGTACCACGAGAGCGGCGAATTCGATTTCGCCCGCGCCGGCCACGAAATGCCTGTACTCATTACTGCCGGGGGAAAAGTCGAGGCGCTTTCACGCAAGCCCGGTCAGGCAATCGGCATACTGGGAGAACCCGTCTTTGATGAAAAGCAGATCACCATACCGCCCGGCGGCATGCTGGTCTGCTACACCGACGGAGTGACGGACAGCCGCAACCCCTTGGGCGAATCTTTTGGCCGGGATCGGCTCCATGATTCCCTAATATCCCTTTCCGGGCAGAGCGCCCAGACGGTATGTAACCAAATCTTGCAGAGATTGAAGGCGCACCAGGCCGAAGCTTTCCAGGACGATGATATTACCCTTCTGGCAATCCGTTCGACTTGTCTCTGTTAA
- a CDS encoding radical SAM protein, whose protein sequence is MKILFLEIDTEQTWALASVGPAFIASYIRKHGHDASLLRVQPDCEFQDIIRGIEKESPDILSFSLTTRQWIRAASLAGEIRRNLDIPIIAGGLHPTFAPLSVLESGVFDYVCLGEGEEAVCEMLTHLEKGEDIRAAGIPNIWVKGLGRPEIRPPVSVDHLPFMARDLLDETHGVVHISTMRGCPFPCTYCAGGAIGRLYNDREYIRRRSVDDVLGELRHIRKNAPINYVIFLDDTFTVNRGWVEEFCTAYGREIGTDFSINARAETVSPDMITMLAQAGCKHIIYGVESGSRRVREDILKRPGDNRQFIDTFRWTKEAGMLATANYMIGIPGETSEDIEQTLALNDELAPDDFGYFVFYPYPGTFLFEICRERGYLPENYQALPANNRRSILKLPDLTGDEIEDYYTVFTDAREKNYLKRYGSAYNEAHKAIAIKSFRDSADTG, encoded by the coding sequence ATGAAAATTCTGTTTCTGGAAATTGATACCGAGCAAACCTGGGCGCTGGCTTCGGTCGGGCCCGCCTTTATTGCATCCTATATTCGAAAGCACGGGCATGACGCATCCCTGCTGAGGGTTCAGCCCGATTGCGAATTTCAGGATATAATCCGCGGTATTGAAAAGGAATCGCCTGACATTCTTAGTTTTTCTCTTACGACAAGGCAGTGGATAAGGGCCGCTTCACTAGCTGGTGAAATCCGAAGAAACCTGGATATTCCGATAATCGCAGGCGGGCTTCATCCGACGTTTGCCCCCCTCTCCGTGCTGGAATCCGGAGTCTTTGACTATGTATGCCTGGGGGAAGGAGAAGAGGCAGTCTGTGAAATGCTTACGCACCTGGAAAAGGGCGAAGACATCCGCGCCGCAGGGATTCCCAATATATGGGTAAAGGGTTTGGGGCGACCTGAAATCCGCCCGCCTGTATCGGTTGATCATCTGCCTTTCATGGCCCGTGACTTACTGGATGAAACGCACGGCGTGGTCCATATCAGCACCATGCGGGGGTGCCCCTTTCCCTGTACATACTGCGCCGGAGGCGCCATCGGCCGTCTCTATAATGACAGGGAATATATACGGCGAAGATCGGTTGACGACGTCCTGGGAGAGCTGCGGCACATCCGCAAAAACGCCCCCATAAACTATGTTATTTTTCTGGACGATACATTTACGGTGAACAGGGGCTGGGTGGAAGAATTCTGCACGGCGTACGGACGGGAAATCGGTACAGACTTTTCCATAAACGCCCGGGCGGAAACCGTAAGCCCTGATATGATAACCATGCTGGCACAGGCCGGCTGCAAGCACATCATATACGGCGTGGAAAGCGGGAGCAGGCGCGTCCGGGAGGATATCCTGAAGCGGCCCGGTGACAACAGGCAGTTTATCGATACCTTCAGGTGGACCAAGGAGGCCGGTATGCTGGCAACCGCCAACTACATGATCGGCATTCCGGGAGAGACGTCGGAAGATATCGAACAGACCCTTGCCCTGAATGACGAACTTGCACCGGATGATTTTGGCTACTTCGTGTTCTACCCCTATCCCGGAACCTTTCTTTTTGAGATATGCCGTGAGAGAGGATATCTGCCGGAAAACTACCAGGCTCTCCCCGCCAACAACAGGCGGTCGATTTTAAAACTACCCGACCTGACGGGGGATGAGATCGAGGACTATTATACGGTATTTACCGATGCTCGCGAAAAAAATTACCTGAAACGATACGGCAGCGCTTATAATGAAGCACATAAAGCCATTGCGATCAAAAGTTTCAGAGACAGCGCGGATACCGGGTAG